Genomic segment of Umezawaea sp. Da 62-37:
GGCGTTGACCGCCTGCTCGATCGGGTCGGTGCCGGGGCTGTCGGACGGGGTGCCCAGGCTCATGTTGATGATGTCGGCGCCCTGGTCGACGGCCCACCGCATGCCTTCCAGGATCGCCGAGTCCTGGCAGTAGTTGCTCTCGCAGACCTTGCCGATGAGCAGTGACGCGTCCGGTGCGACGCCGGTGTACTTGCCGCCGAGGTCGGCGCCGCTGCCCGCGATGATCGAGGCGACGTGGGTGCCGTGCCCGACCGTGTCGTCGATGCTCGGCTGTGAGGAGAAGTTCGCGGTCGCGGCGATCCTGCCCACCATGTCGGGGTGGGACTCGTCGACACCCGTGTCGAGCACGGCCACTTTGACGCCGGTCCCGGTCAAACCCGCCTGCCAGGCACCGGGTGCGCCGATCCGCGTGACGCCGGGTTGCGCGCTGAGCTTCTTCTTGCCGTCCAGCCAGACCTTGTCGTGCCCGGCGACGAGCGCGTCGAGCGTCACGCCGTCCTGTGGACCGGCGGCCGAGAACTGCCCGCCGGTGCCCTCCACGATGACCGGTGTGGCGTCGGCGTACCCGAACTCCCGCAAGGCGTTGACGTCGAAGAGCGCCTTGTCGAGCCGCCCCGCGGAGATGAGCGGCTCCGCGTCGGCCGGGATGACGTACCGGTGCTGCCCGGTCGTGGTGATCGCGAACATGGCGTGCTCGCGTCCACGCGCGGGCACGATGCCGACTCCTGTGCGGGATAACGTCACCCTGTCGCCGGTGACGAGCGTGACCTGATCGTCCGATCCGCGACCATCCGGCGCCGCGGTGGTGGGCGGGGCAGGGGCGAGGGTGACCAGCAGTCCGGTGACCGCACCCAGCGTGGCCAGGCGTCTGCGCATGAAACGACCTCCGTGTCGACACCGTGGACGAGACCGTTCACCGCGCGGCGGAGGCGGTGCCTGAAACCGAGGCGGCAGAACCGGGTCATCGACTCGTCCTGCCCGAGGCTCCTTACGTGAGAGCGCTCTCATCCTGGACCGGTCGTCGAGAGCCTGTCAACAGCGTCGTGGCGCTGGAGAAAGACATCCGCGAGTGGGTACAGGACTGGAACGAGGATCCCAAGCCATTCCTCTGGCGCAAGACCGCCGACGAAATCCTGGATCACTCGCACGATATCGCCGACGAATCGCCGACGAACCGCCGACGAACCGCCGACGCGGGACACTAACCCAGTGGCCATCGTTCCGACGGCGCGTTTCCCACCAACCTGGTGGAGTCGGCTTTCCGCGCCCTTCGGACGGCCGGTGTCGCGGGTCGACGTGGTCCCGCTGATGGTGGGTACCAGGTGGACCGGTGATGTCGACGTGTCCGAGCAGGGCGAGGTCCACAAAGGACGAAAGGTCGAAGACCGACCTTCATTCGGTGAGGTCGTCGAAGAAGCCGCGGACGATCATGCCTGCGGCCGGTGCGCGGGAACCGCCGTCAGACCCGGTCCGACCTGCCGTCGCCGACAGGCCGGACCGGCCGGACTCAGCCGCGGGCCCACTGCTGGTTCGCGGTACCGCCGCAGGGCCACAGGATGAGCCGGGTGCCGTTGGTGGTGCCGTTGTCGTAGGCGTCGAGGCACTTGCCCGAGCCGACGCCGACCACCGAGCCGTCCGAACGGACCCGCCACTGCTGCGCGGAGGAACCGTTGCAGTCGTAGATCTGCACCGCGGTGCCGTCGGCGGTGGCGCCCCCGGCGGCGTCGAGGCACTTGGTGGCGAACACCATCAGCTGGTTGGAGGACGTCGACGTCCACGACTGGTTCCCGCCACCGTTGCAGTCCCACAGCGCGGGTCGTGTGCCGTTGGCCTGGTCGCTGTTCGGCACGTCGACGCACCGGCCCGATTGGCCGCCCTTGAGCAGGCCCGGCGTCGCGGTCCTGGCCCAGTGCTGGTTGGCACCGCCGGTGCACGTCCGGATCGCCAGCCTGGTGCCGTTGGTGGTGCCGTGACCGGTCGTGTCGAGGCACTTGCCGGAACCGGTGTTGACGAGGCCGCCGTTGTCGTCGACGGTCCACTCCTGCGCGGAGGAACCGTTGCAGTCGTAGATCTGCACGATCGTCCCGTCCGCGGTGCCCGCGCCGTTCACATCGAGGCACTTGGTCCCGTACACCTGCAACTGCTTCGACGGCGTGGACGTCCAACTCTGGTTGGTGCCGCCGTTGCAGTCCCACAGGGCGACCGCGGTGCCGTTGGTGGTGCTGCCACCGGGCACGTCGACGCACAGACCGGACTCGACACCCTTCAACACGCCACCGGAGTTGCCCGAACCGCACGTCGTCATGCCGTTGACGTAGGGGCACACCACGGAAGCGAAGCCGCCGCGGGTCGCGATCGGCACCGAGAGCGTGTCGGAGTTCGTGACGACCCGCGTCTCGCGCAGCAGCGTCCCGGTGCCGTCGCGCACCGTCTCCAGCAGCCACTGCCCGGAGCCGAGGAAGCCCAACGGCGTCTGGAACGTCTTCTGGGCCAGCGCCGAGACGCCGCCGAGGTACCACTTGGATCCGTTGCGGCGGGCGAGGTACGCCTCCTGGCCGGGACGTCCGCCCAGCAGCCTGGTCTCGTCCCAGGCGGCGGGCAGTTGGTCGAGGACGCGCAACGCCTCCGGTCGGGCCTCGTAGGCCGCCGGGTTGTCGGCGTCGTGCTGCCAGCCGGATTCGAACACGATCGCGGTGGCGAGCTCGTGGGCGTCGGTCGTGTCGCGGTCGGTCATGCTGAACACGACAGGTGTGTAGTCCATGCTGGAGATGGCGTTGCGGGTGAAGGGCAGGATCGTGTTGAGCGCGGCCCGGTTGTGGAACTGCTCGGCGCCGTACACCGCTTCGGCGGTCATGACCTGCGGCCAGGTGCGCTGCAAACCGCGTGGCGTGGCGGTGCCGTGGAAGTTGACCATCAACTTGAGGTCGGCGGTGCGGGCGAGGACGGCGTCGTACCACTGCAACGTCGGTTGTGTGTACTCGTAGCTGAAGTCGATCTTCAGCCCGGCCGCGCCCCAGCTCTTGACCAACGGCAGCCAGTTCTCCCGCTGCTGGGCGGTCCGGAGGTCGGCCGAGTTGAACCACAGGACGACCTGCACGCCGCGGGCCTTGGCGTAGGCGATCACCTCCGGAGCCCAGTTCGACTGCCAACCCTCGTCGATGAGCACGTAGCCCCAGCCGTTGCGCTGGGCGAAGTCGATGTACTGCTTCTGCCGGTCGGCGCTGGAAGGGCTGGCGTGCTCGGTCAGCCACGACCACGCGACCGTGCCGGGCTTGACCCAGGAGGTGTCGCCGACCCTGGACGGCGGGGCGAGGTCGTCGACGATGGTCGACTCGGTGACGGTCCGCAGGTCGCCGATGGCGGCTGTGCGCCACGGTGTGGACAGCGGCAGGCTCGCCGTGACCGTGCCGCCGGCGAGGGAGGTGGTGTAGGTGCCGGACCCGGCTCGGTGGGTGAGGGAAGCGGCGGCGTAACGGCCGTCCAGGTCGGTCTCGGCGACGAGGGCGAAGGTGCCGCCGACCTCGAACAGGGCGGGCACCCGGTAGTCGTTGTCCGGCGCGCCGCCCGCGGTGGTCTGGAGCCACACGCCCTGATCCTCGTTGTCGGGTGGGACGACCCAGGCGTTGGACGAGGTCGGCAAGGTCCAGGAGGACGCCTCGCGGCGGACCGTCACCGATCCGCTGCCGGGCAGCACGTAGCGGTAGGCGGCGCCCGTGTTCGACACCCGGACCACCACGTCGAGCCGCGCCGCGTCGACGCCCGTGAACGACAGCGTCGTCTCGGTGTAGGAGGTCGACCGGCTGCGCTGCTTGCCGGTCGTCATGGTGTAGGCCTCGGTGATCGTTCGGTCGCGTCGAGCGGTGAACGTCAGGTTCCTCGTCAGGTCGGCGGTGGCGGTCTCGATGCCGATGGGCGACGGCGAGAGCACGGTGCGGCCCCGGTCGGACACGCCGAAGGTCGGCGTCCCGTTGTCGAGGGAGACCAAGGCGGACGTGGGGGAGTCGGTGGAGGGCCCGGCGACCGTCCACGAGGTCGCGGCGGACGCCGGTGCGGCGGTGGCGGTCAGGAACGCGGCGGGGATCGTCAGGGTCAGGGCGACGTGCAGCAGGGACTTCCAGGGTCGCATTCGGGAATCCTTCGGCAGGGACCGGATGGCAGGGCGACGGTGTGGAGCGGTAGAGCGACACGACAGCTGATGTCAACGTTGTCATCACCGACGTCAGGGGTGTCGGTGATGACAGCGGTGTGACTGGTCTACCAGGTGACGGGCAGGGTGTGCAGCCCCCGGTGACGCGTTCGGTGTGCACGCGCAGGTCGGTCTGCTCCACGGCCAACCGCAGGCCGGGAAGGCGCACGAACAGGGTGGAGAACACCGCGGACAGCTCGCCGCGGGCCAGACTCGCGGTTCTGCGGCCGAGAGGGGAGTGGCAGGCCGCTCAGGCTTTGGCCGAAACCGCCCGACCGGCACATCACACCGCCCGCAAGCCTGATGGCGGACACGCCCACTACTCCCGCACAGACCACCCGTGCAACGCGGCGTTCTTCAGCCGACCCAAACGCTCGACCGGCCGACAACGGCACTCAACCGGCCAACTGAGGAGCTCAGTCACAACGGGCCCGGCCCCCGTCCGCCGAAGAGGACGCCGTCCTGCTCGCCGCCGAGCAGGACGTTGAGCGCCGATCCCCTGGGTGAGGCGGCCACGTGGCGCTGATGACGCACCTCGCGCCCGACGGTGACGTTCTCCGCTGGTGCGAGGAACACCTTCCCCGGCACCGGGGCCGTGGTGGCCCGGATGGTCTCGGCCGCCCGCGTCGCCGCAGACCCGTTCCGCCCGTACGTGTCGAGCGCGGGGTTCGGGACCGCGCCGGCGGACTTGCAAGATCAGCCGCAGCTGGTCCGACGCGTGGTCCGCCGCGGCGTGCACCGCGCGGAATTCCGCGTACACGGTGTGCCCTCGCGTCGCCTGCGAATCCTTGCCCGCCAAGGGGACGCCGCTGAACCTGTTGCCGTGGTGGCTTCGATCCATGGCCGGACCGTCCCTGGCCGGTCTGGTTCTCAGGGGAGTGGAGAACCCGACCGGGGATGTGGCAGCCGGGGGAGGGCCGCCGAGCGCGGATGCCCGAGCCGTCGCACGAGATCCGCTGGAGCACCTCACGCATGTCACCCGCCGTACGATCGCCGACCACCATCGTCATCCTGCCTTCCTGCGTCGCGGTGACGTGCGGGTCCGCAGTGGTGAACGCATGCCCCCGACTCGGAAGGCGACCTCGTGACGGCCGCACCGCGGGCCGATCACGACGAAGTCCACCCCGCCGCCCAGGATGGGTTCCGACTGCTCGGCGCCAACCGGTCACCCGGTTCGACTTCCCGGTGCCGGCCGCGCCCGCAGTGGTGCGTGTGGTGGACCGGACATGATCGGCTGCCACGCAACGCGTTTCCTCCTCCTACGAACACGCGGCAGACGACTCACAAGGTGCCGTCGGGGTCGTGGTGGCCGTAGGGCACGGCGTCGAGCAGGGTGACGCGGACGGTGCCGCCGCCGGGGACGCGGTAGCCGCGCTGTTCCCCCGGACGTGCCCCGATGAGGGCTCCGCCGAGAGGTGACTGCGGGGAGTAGACCTCGATGTCGCCGTGTTCCACGGCACGCATGCCCAGCAGGAAGGTCTCGGTGTCGCGGGTGTCGTCGTAGCGGACGGTGAGCACCATCCCGAGTTCGGCGATCCCGTCATCGGGCGGGTCCTGGTCGATCGCGGAGTTGTTGAGCAACTCCTGGATGTGGCGGATGCGCTCGTCGCGCGGTCCGGGGGTCGGTGTGGTGCGGGCGGTGGACAAGCCCGCGAGTTCGGCGCGGAGCCGCCGTCGTGCGTCGGGGGTCAGCCAGACGCTTCGGGTGCCGGTCATGGTGGACCTCGTCGTGTCGTCGTCGAGCGAACGGGTGGATAGGCGCTGCCGGGGAGGTCGGTGAGGGGGAGACCGGACCGCCCTGGCAGCGGAGGTGCCCGCGATTCCGCACGCGGGCGGGCACAGCGGCGGACCGGGTCAGCGGTCCGCGGATCGGTGGTCGGAGGTCGCGGGCGCACGCCTGCCGAGGAAGACCTCGACGTCGTGGGCATAACCGGTGGCGATGCGGGTGAGGACGTCGCGTTGGACGCGCAGGAACGCGTTCTCCGTGCGCAGCCAGTCGAGTTCGGCGCGTTCCTCGGCGGCGAGCGGCGTGCCGCCGTGTTCGGCGGACTCCGCGGTGTCCACGGGTGTCCTCAGCGCAGCGGGTCGAATGCCCGCAACGCCTCCGGTTGTTTGCCGGTGGTGATCTGTTCGGCCAGCAGCCGCCCGGTGACCGGGCCGTGGGCCACGCCCCACATGCCGTGCCCGCCCGCGATGTAGACGCGCGGTGCGCGCACCGCCCCGACCAGGGCACGTCCGTCGGGGGTGATCGGGCGCGGACCGACCCACGTGTCGCGGCGTTCGTCCCAGCGCACGCCGTCGAGCAACGGGCGGGCGGAGGCGATGATCGCCTCCAGGCGGGCGTGGGAGCCGGGGGCGTCGGGGTCGCGGAATTCCATCGTGCCCGCCACCCGCAGCCCGTCCTTGTAGGGCGTGCACGCCACGCGCACGCCGGGCAGGTAGACCGGTCCGGGGACCGGGCGCTCCACGGGCACGGTGAAGGAGTAGCCGCGTCCGGCGCGCACCGGCACGCGCACCCCCCAGCGGCGGGCCAGCCGGGACAACCAGGCGCCGGTGGCGACCACGGCGACCTCGGCGTGGACGGCGGCCCCGGTGCGCGGGTGGACCGTGACCCCGTTGCCGTACGTGCGGATCTCGTCGACCTCGAACAGCCGGATCGTGGCGCCGCGAGCGACCACCGCCCTGGCCAGCGCCTGGACGAAAGCGCCGGGGTCGATGTAGCGCTGCCCGTCGATCCGCACCCCCGCGGTGAGGGCGGGCGAGGCCAGGGGGACGTGCTCGCGCAGCCGGTCGGGATCGAGTTCGACGTGCTCGACCGGCTGCCCGGCGTCGGCCATCCTGGCCAGTTCCCGCAGCAGTCCCCGTGCCTGGCGCGGTGTCTCGAACACGGCGGTGATCGGGGCGGCGATGGTGGGCGCGTGCACGCCGTTGGCGGTGAGCACGTCGAACGCCTCGACGCACTCCGCGTTCAACAGCAGGTTGGCGTTCACGGCACGGGTCCACGACGACCACCGGCAGTTCGCCGCGAACCTGGTGAGGAAAGACCACAGCGCGGGGTCCGCGGTCAGCGGGACGTGCAGCGGAGCGGCCGGGTTCAGCAGCGACCGCAGGCCGTAGCGCAGCACGGCCGGTTCGTTGAGCGGGATGGCCAAGCCGGGGGCGATCCACCCGGCGTTGCCCCACGACGCGCCGGCCGCCACCCCGGCGCGGTCGACCACGGTGACCGCGACCCCGCGTTCCTGGAGGAACCACGCGGTCGACAGGCCGACGATGCCCGCGCCGACCACGACCGCCGACCGAGGTCCGCCGTCGATGCGCTCGACGTCGACCATGACCACCTCCACAGGAACGAGTGCTGCTGACGAAGCCAGCCTCGCCCGAACCACCCGGTGGCCCGTTGTCCGTTCCCGTCAACCTCGAGGGGTGATTTTGTAGGAATCCGACAACGGGGTCGATCAGTCCTGTCCGGCGACGGCGAGGTCGATGATCATGGCGAGGCGCTTGCGCGCGTCGTCGAGGTCCAACGTGGCCACCTCGGACATCTTGCGCAGCCGATAGCGGATGGTGTTCGGGTGGACGCCGAGCCGGTCACCCGCCAGGGTCAGGTCGCCTTGGTGCTCCAGCCACGCGCGCAGGGTCGCCACGTAGGACGTGGCGTGGGCTTCGTCGTGGCGGCGCAGTTCCGCCACCGGGCCCCGCGTCGGGATCCGTCCCGCCTGCGCCGCGGCGCGCATGCGCTGCACCAGGATGTCGTCCCAGGACTCGTCGTAGGCCGGGGGCGGGGTGTCCGACGCGCGCGCTTCGTGCAGCGCCAGGCACTCGTCCGCCTCCAGTCGGCTCGCAGGCAGCTCGGTCGCCGACGCCGTCCCTCCGATACCGGCGGTCACCTCCACCTGCGCGGGCAGCGCCGTCCGCAACGCGGCCACCCACTGCCTTGCCGTGCCCGCCTGCTCGCCGGGCAGGATCGTGTAGAGCGTGGTGCCCGCCAGGGTGCTGCGTCCCGGCCTGGACCAGCCGAACCCCGTGGTGGCCCGCTCGAAGGCCAGCAGCAGCGCGGCATGGCGCTCGGCGGCGATGTGCGCGCGGACGGCGACGACCCTCAGCGGCCCCCGCGGCAGGCCCAGCCGACTGGCGACCGTGGCGGCGTCGACGGTCCCCTCCAGCAGGCGGATCGACAGGTCGGACTCGACCTGTCGTTCCAGATCCGCGCTCGCCCGCCAGCGCAGCAGGTGCAACGCCACCGTGCGGGCGCCGTCGGCCAGTGCGGCGCACCGCTCGTCGGTCAGCGGACCACCGCAGGTCACCCACACCGACCCCAGCAGCTCCCGGCCTGCGCGCACCGCCACCACCATGCGCCCGGTGAGACCGTGCTCCCGGTCGTGCTCGACGTACAGCGGCTCGTCGAGGGCCACCAGGTGGGCGAACACCCCTCGGTCCTCGAACAGCGCCCGCAGACCGTCGGGGACCTGTCGGCCGAGGATCGTCTCCAACCGGGCCTGGTCGGCGCCCTGCTGTGAACCGGAGTAGGCGAGGACCGTCGAGGACCGGTCCTCGATGGTCACCGCACCGCCGACCGCGTCGGCCAGGCTGTCGGCCAACGCGAACAAGTCGGTCGGGCCCCGTCCCGACTCGGTCTCGCGGCCTTCCAGCACCAGGCCGTAGACCACCCCGGCCAACTGGCTCCACGGCACCCTGGGATCGATCACCAGCACCGCGACCCCAGCGGTTCGCCCGAGCGCGGCGGCCGGCCCCACAACGTCGTCGTCGCCGTGCACCAGCACCACGCCCGCCCGCGCACCCACCGCCCACTCCACGGCCGCGGGCACCGACTCCGCACCCACGGCCAGGAACACGTCCCCGGCGACCGCCTGGGAGTCCGTGGCCTCGCGCATCACCACGCTGCGCAACTCCGTCGACCGGGATATCGGGCAGCAGGCCAACCGCACACCGTAGCCACCCAGCACGTTCACCAGCCGGTCCAAGCTGATCACAGGCACTCCCGTCCGCCCCCCGAACGCTCACCGTAACGATCGGCAGCGATCCTCGGGGCGGCGGACAACACGTCGTGCCCGGTGGCAACCGGCCTCGGATCTTCCCGAGCGACCGTTGCCGGACCGATCACGTTGCCCGATTTCGCCCGCACCACCATCCACCTGCCCATCACCCTCAAGCGGGGGCCCGCCCAGCCCCCGCCGTTCCATCCCTGTTCTGGACGCAGTGCGATCGCGGCGCGGAGTCGAGGACCGGTGGAAGTCTTCGTCCGTCCGGAGAACGACTCGTTCGACGCGATCGCGTCGGAGACTTTTTCTCCCGCTCGGTGAACACGGTGAACAGCGGGATCAACGCGGCGGGCGGATCGTGCCGCGGCTGTGTCCGGCGGAGCACCGTGGTCCCCGGTGCTGCGCGGCGGGACGTTCACCGCGCAGCCGGGGGTGCGGGTCGGTGGTCCCGGCCGCAGCGGTGTCACGAGAGGCGAGATCGTCTATTTCTTTTCCAGCAGGTAGACGTTGCCGTTGCCGTCCGCGTCACTGTTGAAGATCAGGTCGGTGTCGTTGATGAACGCGGTATGCGGGTGCACCGATTCCGTGTCGGAGGAACTCCGGTGCTTGAACATCTTCACGGTGTCGACCTTGTTCGTGCCCGGCTTGATGTAGTAGTGGAAAATGGAGGGCGTCTCGCCGCCGTGCCCGTCCCCTTCGATGATCGTCTGGGCCGGGTTCATGGCGAAGTGGTTGCTGTCTTCCCGGATGTCGTGGCTGAAGAATCGCTCCTTGCGGATGTTGTAGGTCACCACCTGCTCCGGTGTGCCACCTTCCGGCCGCTGGGCGAAAGCGGCATCCCGACCGTTGGCCAGCCCCACGCAC
This window contains:
- a CDS encoding GreA/GreB family elongation factor, with the protein product MTGTRSVWLTPDARRRLRAELAGLSTARTTPTPGPRDERIRHIQELLNNSAIDQDPPDDGIAELGMVLTVRYDDTRDTETFLLGMRAVEHGDIEVYSPQSPLGGALIGARPGEQRGYRVPGGGTVRVTLLDAVPYGHHDPDGTL
- a CDS encoding helix-turn-helix domain-containing protein: MISLDRLVNVLGGYGVRLACCPISRSTELRSVVMREATDSQAVAGDVFLAVGAESVPAAVEWAVGARAGVVLVHGDDDVVGPAAALGRTAGVAVLVIDPRVPWSQLAGVVYGLVLEGRETESGRGPTDLFALADSLADAVGGAVTIEDRSSTVLAYSGSQQGADQARLETILGRQVPDGLRALFEDRGVFAHLVALDEPLYVEHDREHGLTGRMVVAVRAGRELLGSVWVTCGGPLTDERCAALADGARTVALHLLRWRASADLERQVESDLSIRLLEGTVDAATVASRLGLPRGPLRVVAVRAHIAAERHAALLLAFERATTGFGWSRPGRSTLAGTTLYTILPGEQAGTARQWVAALRTALPAQVEVTAGIGGTASATELPASRLEADECLALHEARASDTPPPAYDESWDDILVQRMRAAAQAGRIPTRGPVAELRRHDEAHATSYVATLRAWLEHQGDLTLAGDRLGVHPNTIRYRLRKMSEVATLDLDDARKRLAMIIDLAVAGQD
- a CDS encoding ricin-type beta-trefoil lectin domain protein, translating into MRPWKSLLHVALTLTIPAAFLTATAAPASAATSWTVAGPSTDSPTSALVSLDNGTPTFGVSDRGRTVLSPSPIGIETATADLTRNLTFTARRDRTITEAYTMTTGKQRSRSTSYTETTLSFTGVDAARLDVVVRVSNTGAAYRYVLPGSGSVTVRREASSWTLPTSSNAWVVPPDNEDQGVWLQTTAGGAPDNDYRVPALFEVGGTFALVAETDLDGRYAAASLTHRAGSGTYTTSLAGGTVTASLPLSTPWRTAAIGDLRTVTESTIVDDLAPPSRVGDTSWVKPGTVAWSWLTEHASPSSADRQKQYIDFAQRNGWGYVLIDEGWQSNWAPEVIAYAKARGVQVVLWFNSADLRTAQQRENWLPLVKSWGAAGLKIDFSYEYTQPTLQWYDAVLARTADLKLMVNFHGTATPRGLQRTWPQVMTAEAVYGAEQFHNRAALNTILPFTRNAISSMDYTPVVFSMTDRDTTDAHELATAIVFESGWQHDADNPAAYEARPEALRVLDQLPAAWDETRLLGGRPGQEAYLARRNGSKWYLGGVSALAQKTFQTPLGFLGSGQWLLETVRDGTGTLLRETRVVTNSDTLSVPIATRGGFASVVCPYVNGMTTCGSGNSGGVLKGVESGLCVDVPGGSTTNGTAVALWDCNGGTNQSWTSTPSKQLQVYGTKCLDVNGAGTADGTIVQIYDCNGSSAQEWTVDDNGGLVNTGSGKCLDTTGHGTTNGTRLAIRTCTGGANQHWARTATPGLLKGGQSGRCVDVPNSDQANGTRPALWDCNGGGNQSWTSTSSNQLMVFATKCLDAAGGATADGTAVQIYDCNGSSAQQWRVRSDGSVVGVGSGKCLDAYDNGTTNGTRLILWPCGGTANQQWARG
- a CDS encoding FAD-dependent oxidoreductase — protein: MVDVERIDGGPRSAVVVGAGIVGLSTAWFLQERGVAVTVVDRAGVAAGASWGNAGWIAPGLAIPLNEPAVLRYGLRSLLNPAAPLHVPLTADPALWSFLTRFAANCRWSSWTRAVNANLLLNAECVEAFDVLTANGVHAPTIAAPITAVFETPRQARGLLRELARMADAGQPVEHVELDPDRLREHVPLASPALTAGVRIDGQRYIDPGAFVQALARAVVARGATIRLFEVDEIRTYGNGVTVHPRTGAAVHAEVAVVATGAWLSRLARRWGVRVPVRAGRGYSFTVPVERPVPGPVYLPGVRVACTPYKDGLRVAGTMEFRDPDAPGSHARLEAIIASARPLLDGVRWDERRDTWVGPRPITPDGRALVGAVRAPRVYIAGGHGMWGVAHGPVTGRLLAEQITTGKQPEALRAFDPLR